The genomic window AACCGAGCTGGACTTCGCCGTCGAGATCTGCAACGCCGTCACCGACGTGTGGGAGCCGACCCCCGACCGGCCGACGATCCTCAACCTGCCGGCGACCGTCGAGATGGCCGAGCCGACCGTCTACGCCGACCAGGTCGAGTGGATGCACCGCAACCTCGGCCGCCGCGACGCCGTCGTCCTGAGCCTGCACCCGCACAACGACCGCGGCACCGCCGTCGCCGCGGCCGAGCTGGGCTACCGCGCCGGCGCCGACCGCATCGAGGGCTGCCTGTTCGGCAACGGCGAGCGCACCGGCAACGTCGACCTGGTCACCCTCGGCCTCAACCTGTTCAGCCAGGGCATCGACCCGCAGATCGACTTCTCCGACATCGACGACATCCGCCGCACCGTCGAGTACTGCAACCAGCTGGGCGTGCACGAGCGGCACCCCTACGGCGGCGACCTGGTCTACACCGCCTTCTCCGGCTCCCACCAGGACGCGATCAACAAGGGCTTCCGGGCGCTGGAGGCCGACGCGGCCGAGGCCGGCACGCCCGTCGACGAGATGCCGTGGGCGGTTCCGTACCTGCCCATCGACCCCAAGGACGTCGGCCGCAGCTACGAGGCGGTCATCCGGGTCAACAGCCAGTCGGGCAAGGGCGGCGTCGCCTACGTCATGAAGACCGAGAACCACCTCGACCTGCCGCGCCGGCTGCAGATCGAGTTCAGCGCGGTCGTGCAGCGGCACACCGACGACGAGGGCGGCGAGGTCACCGCCCAGCAGATGTGGGCCGCCTTCAGCAGCGAGTACCTGCCCGACCCCGACGCCCCGTGGGGCCGCTTCGCCCTCACCGGGCACCGGCACACCGCCCACGGTGACCAGCTCGACGAGATGGTCGTGGAGCTGACCGCCGACGGCGTCCCGGTCACCGTGGAGGGCCGCGGCAACGGCCCGATCGCCGCGTTCGTCGAGGCGCTGCGCACCCTCGACGTCGACGTCCGCGTCCTGGACTACGCCGAGCACGCGCTCAGCGCCGGTGGCGACGCCCGCGCCGCCGCCTACGTCGAGTGCGCCGTCGGCGAGCGGGTGCTGTGGGGCGTGGGCATCGACCCCAACATCGTCAGCGCCTCGCTGCGCGCCGTCGTCTCGGCGGTCAACCGCGCCCTGCGGTGAGGCGTCCCGGCCGGGACGGCGGGACACCCCGCCGCCCCGGCCGGGTCCTCAGCCGGCCGGCTGCGCCCCCGGACGCTCGGGCGGGGCGTCGCCGGGCTCGTCGCCCCGGTGGACGTCGTCCTGGTGACCGGTGCTGCCGAGCTCGTCGACGAGCAGCAGGTCGCGCCGGACGTGCCGGCGGCGGTAGGCCACCCGGCTGATCAGGTGCGCGCTCACCGGTGCGGTCAGCAGCTGGAACGCGGCCACGAGCAGCAGCATCCAGGCGTTGGCCCAGCCGTCGAGCCGGATCGCGGCCCCGACCATGACGAGCAGGACACCGAGCACCTGGGGTTTGGTGCCGGCGTGCATCCGGGACAGCACGTCCGGGAAGCGCACCAGCCCCAGGCCCGCGGTGAGGCAGAGGACGGCACCGGCGACCAGGCAGGTGGAGGCCACGACGTCGGCGAGCGGCGTCACGACCGTCCCTCCCTCTCCTCGGCGGCCACCGGCAGGCCGACGTCCCGGCCGTCCCCGGTGCGGGAGCGCAGGAGCATCCCGCCGACGTAGCGGGCGACCGAGACCGAGCCGACGAAGGCCAGCAGCGACACCACGACCAGGACGGGCACGAGCGT from Geodermatophilus normandii includes these protein-coding regions:
- the leuA gene encoding 2-isopropylmalate synthase; protein product: MSSPQHPHARNPQRPSGMPISRYAPFQQVDLPDRTWPDRVTTVAPRWCAVDLRDGNQALIDPMSPDRKRRMFELLVRMGYKEIEVGFPAASQTDYDFIRQLVEDDLVPDDVTIQVLTQARDELIERTFESLRGARQAIVHLYNSTSTLQRRVVFNSDRAGIVDIAVHGAQLVRKLAEQAGDTEIRFQYSPESFTGTELDFAVEICNAVTDVWEPTPDRPTILNLPATVEMAEPTVYADQVEWMHRNLGRRDAVVLSLHPHNDRGTAVAAAELGYRAGADRIEGCLFGNGERTGNVDLVTLGLNLFSQGIDPQIDFSDIDDIRRTVEYCNQLGVHERHPYGGDLVYTAFSGSHQDAINKGFRALEADAAEAGTPVDEMPWAVPYLPIDPKDVGRSYEAVIRVNSQSGKGGVAYVMKTENHLDLPRRLQIEFSAVVQRHTDDEGGEVTAQQMWAAFSSEYLPDPDAPWGRFALTGHRHTAHGDQLDEMVVELTADGVPVTVEGRGNGPIAAFVEALRTLDVDVRVLDYAEHALSAGGDARAAAYVECAVGERVLWGVGIDPNIVSASLRAVVSAVNRALR
- the mnhG gene encoding monovalent cation/H(+) antiporter subunit G; translated protein: MTPLADVVASTCLVAGAVLCLTAGLGLVRFPDVLSRMHAGTKPQVLGVLLVMVGAAIRLDGWANAWMLLLVAAFQLLTAPVSAHLISRVAYRRRHVRRDLLLVDELGSTGHQDDVHRGDEPGDAPPERPGAQPAG